One part of the Malus sylvestris chromosome 2, drMalSylv7.2, whole genome shotgun sequence genome encodes these proteins:
- the LOC126586435 gene encoding uncharacterized acetyltransferase At3g50280-like, with the protein MPFSHSGISDKVTRPISLNSLQRVFHFSKEKIAHLKSKANAEMGTNNISSLQALMAHHWRAITRCGHLNPDQVISYRVAVGLRQKLKPPLPKEYLGNALKGVSVKSTACELLQHGLGWAALHINKTIASLTAEEVKKTLKDWVNAPLILSNMRSNIPTSTSTVSLLIGSSPTFNVYGNDFGLGRPVAVRSGAANKMNGKIAVFPGAEEGSIDFEVCLLPETLHAMAEDAEFMEAVATCTKPCIYESCLAD; encoded by the coding sequence ATGCCCTTCTCACACAGCGGAATCTCAGATAAGGTCACTCGACCGATCTCATTGAATTCTTTACAAAGGGTATTTCATTTTTCCAAAGAAAAGATTGCACATCTGAAATCCAAGGCCAATGCCGAGATGGGCACCAATAACATTTCATCCCTTCAAGCACTCATGGCCCATCACTGGCGAGCAATAACTCGTTGTGGACATCTCAACCCTGATCAGGTGATCAGTTATCGGGTTGCAGTAGGATTGAGGCAAAAATTGAAGCCACCATTGCCAAAGGAGTACCTCGGAAATGCACTTAAGGGAGTTTCTGTGAAGTCCACGGCATGTGAGCTTTTACAACACGGACTAGGCTGGGCGGCTTTGCATATAAACAAGACCATTGCTTCCCTGACAGCAGAGGAAGTGAAGAAGACATTGAAGGATTGGGTAAACGCCCCTCTAATACTTTCAAATATGAGGAGTAATATTCCAACAAGTACTAGTACCGTTTCATTGCTCATAGGAAGCTCACCAACGTTCAATGTGTATGGTAACGACTTTGGGTTGGGGAGACCGGTTGCTGTGCGAAGCGGAGCTGCTAACAAAATGAACGGGAAAATAGCAGTTTTTCCTGGGGCCGAAGAAGGAAgtattgattttgaagtttgccTTTTGCCTGAGACTCTACATGCTATGGCAGAAGATGCAGAGTTCATGGAGGCTGTGGCCACATGTACTAAACCCTGCATATATGAAAGCTGTCTTGCAGATTAA